In the Hordeum vulgare subsp. vulgare chromosome 7H, MorexV3_pseudomolecules_assembly, whole genome shotgun sequence genome, one interval contains:
- the LOC123409371 gene encoding uncharacterized protein LOC123409371, with protein MPRRSRKRGATVALAPPARRPRPGIEYRARSDEAWYGARVAVQDGLLRVMFETFSEDADEWYDPGADFASPGDVDALRARFRRESLPLDDARCGDLRPGDMLCLACGIPGDGDGDAKELKYYDAVLETVERAAHDTVDGVEQCPCRFTVRFTEGPRRGCQDEVGVEVVCCVPDSPIQDPALSEFLDDVTNRFGEDQRTATAASQPAAPTPSSERRYSSSN; from the exons ATGCCGAGAAGGTCGCGAAAGCGGGGTGCCACCGTTGCGCTGGCGCCGCCGGCGCGTCGCCCACGGCCCGGAATTGAGTACCGCGCGCGGTCCGACGAGGCGTGGTACGGCGCGCGCGTGGCGGTGCAGGACGGCTTGCTGCGCGTCATGTTCGAGACTTTCTCCGAGGATGCGGACGAGTGGTACGATCCAGGGGCTGACTTCGCATCCCCGGGCGACGTGGACGCGCTCCGCGCCAGGTTTCGCCGGGAAAGCCTGCCCCTCGACGACGCCCGCTGCGGCGATCTCCGCCCGGGCGACATGCTGTGCCTCGCCTGCGGTATccctggcgacggcgacggcgacgccaAGGAGCTCAAGTACTACGACGCCGTCCTCGAAACC GTAGAGAGGGCAGCGCATGACACTGTGGACGGCGTGGAGCAGTGCCCCTGCCGTTTCACAGTGCGCTTTACGGAGGGGCCGCGGCGCGGTTGCCAGGACGAGGTTGGCGTCGAGGTGGTCTGCTGCGTGCCGGACTCACCGATCCAAGATCCGGCGCTGAGCGAGTTCCTGGACGATGTGACAAACAGGTTCGGCGAGGACCAAAGGACGGCGACGGCAGCGTCTCAGCCGGCAGCCCCGACACCGAGCAGCGAGCGCCGGTACTCCTCGAGTAACTAG